Genomic window (Pseudomonas sp. L5B5):
CCTCCCGATAGCGCTGTTCGCCACACACTGCCCATTCGGCAGTCGCCCGTTATTCAATGACACTTCATTGCCAGTTCCGGCACGTCAATACAGGTATGGCATGAACTAACCCGCAGGGCCGCCACACGCAAAAGTTGCACAAGGCAATAACCAGCAAGTTGACAACTTGAACTTCCGATACTTGTTCAGATCATTCAATGCACAAGGCAGGCGGTTCCGACACGTTCGATACGCTGGCAAAAAAAACATGCTCAGGCCTGTTCCCAGACCACCGGAAACCAGTCTTCGCGCATGCGATCGCCGTTGTTCAGGTCGATGCCGGGAAAAGGCGGCGAAGTACGCCCCGGACGCTGGACATAACGCACGTCATCGCCCATGAAGCGGGTGGAGAAGGCCCGGCGGCGGCCATTCCCGGTGTTGCCCGCGGCGCCGTGGACGGTGCGAAAATCGAAGACGATGGCGTCCCCCGGTTGCAGCTCCGGGGACAGGATCCGGTACTCGCCGTTGTCCACGTCCGGCATGTCCATGAACAGGCTTTCACCCGTGTCGTCGTCGGTGGCGCCGTAGAAATCCTGGTTGCTGGCCCAGCTCTTGGGCCGCACCGGCTTGGGCCAGCGATGGGAGCCCAGGACCACGCTCAGGGTATTGCTGCGGGTCACCGGGTCCAGGGGAATCCAGTAGCTGGCGGTCTGCAGGCCGTCAACGCAGTAGTACGGCAGGTCCTGGTGCCAGGGCGTGGGCTTGGAGGTGCCAGGCTCCTTGACCAGGATGTGATCGTGGAACACCTGGACCTGGCGCGATCCCATCAGGTGCCCGGCGATGGCGGCGGCTGGTGAATTGAGGACGAAATCCTCGAACGCCGGTATCCGTTGCCAGTTGCAGTAGTCCTCGAAGAACCGCCCGCCCTCGCCATTACCGACGTTCTCGATGGCAAAAGCGCTGGGCTCGGCCAGGTTCTGTTCGAACCCTTCACGCAGGCGCTCGATCCAGTCGGCAAATACACCGCGCAACACCAGGGCACCATTTTGCTGAAACTCTTCGATCTGCGTGTTCATCGATTCCGCCTCTTGTTGTTGTCATTGGCGGCAGTATCGAGGGCGTCAACTTTGCAGGTAAACGACAAAATACTTATTCATCAATATAGGTAGTTTATATGGCCGGCTTGTTGCCAGCCTCGGGGTTTAACCGGTTAATAGCGATGCCTGAACTTGCCTTGCGCCTGGTCATTCGTTAATCACCGGCAGATGACATCCAAATAATAAGAACAATTGGGAGTTACTTGAGATGAACGATAAACAGCCTTCCATGCAGCGGGGCCTGAATACCCGTCATATTCGATTCATGGCCCTGGGTTCGGCCATCGGCACCGGATTGTTCTACGGCTCCGCCGCGGCGATCCAGCTGGCCGGCCCCTCGGTGCTGCTGGCCTACCTGATCGGTGGCGCGGCCATCTACATGATGATGCGCGCCCTGGGCGAAATGGCCGTACGCGATCCGGTATCCGGCTCTTTCGGCCACTACACCAGCCAATACCTGGGACGCTTTCCCGGTTTTCTCACGGGCTGGAGCTATGCGTTCTCGATGCTGGTGGTGTGCCTGGCCGATGTCACCGCGTTCGGCATCTACATGGGCTTCTGGTTTCCCGATACGCCCCGCTGGATCTGGGTCCTGGGCATCGTGTGCCTGATCGGGGCGCTGAACCTGTGCAGCGTCAAGGTGTTCGGGGAAATGGAGTTCTGGCTGTCGTTGCTCAAGGTGACGGCGATCGTCTCGATGATCCTCGGAGGAATCGCGATCCTGCTGCTGGGCATCCAGCCCGGCGGCTCGGCGCAGGTGCAGTCCGGCATCAGCAACCTGTGGAGCCACGGCGGCTTCTTCGCCAATGGCATCGGTGGGTTGGTCGCCTCGTTCACCGTGGTGATGTTCGCCTTTGGCGGGGTTGAGATGATCGGTGTCACCGCTGGCGAGGCCAAGGAGCCCCAGCGGGCGATTCCCAAGGCGATCAATTCGGTGCCGTTGCGCATCCTGCTGTTCTACGTGCTGACCCTGTTCGTGCTGATGGCGATCTACCCCTGGTCCAGAGTCGGCAGCGAAGGCAGCCCGTTCGTGCAGATATTCAGTGCTTTGGGCATCGACTCCGCAGCGGCAGTGCTGAATATCGTGGTGATCTCTGCGGCGATCTCGGCCATCAACAGCGACATCTTCGCCGCCGGACGCATGATGTATGGCATGGCCCGCAACGGCCAGGCACCGGCGAGCTTCGCCAGCCTGTCGCGTTTCGGCGTGCCGTGGATGACCGTCGCGGTGATGTCCCTGGCATTGCTGGGGGGGGGTGCTGCTCAACTACCTGGCGCTGGAGAACCTGTTCCTGATCCTGGTGGCGGTGGTGACCTTCTCCATCGTCTGGGTCTGGCTGATGATCCTGCTGTCCCAGGTGATGATGCGGCGGCACATGACGCCCGCCGAAGTCGCCACACTGGCCTTCCCGGTGCCGTTCTGGCCCATTGGGCCAGCCCTGGGCATCGCCTTCATGCTGTTCATCTTCGGCGTCCTGGCCTGGTTTCCCGACACCCGCACATCGTTGTTCGTCGGTCTTGGCTGGCTGGCGCTATTGTCCGTCGGCTACTGGCTGTTCATCGGCCGATCCGCCAGGCAGGCCGCTGTCGCAAGCAAGGCCCCTCAGGCCAACCCTGCCCCCTAGTCCGGGAACTGCTGGCTGGCCCACTCCTGAAACGCCCGGGCCACCGGCGAGGGGCGCATGGCACTGGATTGGGCCAGCACCACCGACTGCGGGCTGACCGCCTCCAGCAGCGGCCGACAGGCCAGGGGCTGGCCGTCATAGCTGCGGTCGCCCACCGGCCGTGTGCAGGACAGCGCCACGCCGTACCCATGGGCTACCAGGCCGCGCTGCATCTCGAAGGTCTGGGTCAACTGCAGCGACGCCGGTTGCAGGTCATGGGCCCAGAACAGCGACAGGAAATACTCGCGGGTACGGGCGATGTCCTCGAGGATCAGGCACTCGCCAGCCAGGTCCACCAGCGAGACCTGCTCCCGTTCAGCCAGCGGATGATCCACCGGCAACAGCGCGTAAGGCAGCAGCCGCGCCAGGACCCGAGCCTCGATGTTCGGACTCAGGCCGACGCCATAGGTCAGCGCCAGTTCGGCCTGGCCGTCCAGCAAGCGCCGGTTGACCCCGGCCAGATCGCTCTCGAACAGGGTAATCGAGACCTGCGGATGCTGCTGGCGAAAGCCTGCCAGCAGGCGCGGGGCAAAGTAAGGGCCCAGGTCCTGGAAGCAGACCAGGCTCAAGTTGCCGTGCAGGCCGGCCTGACGATCCTCGGCGCCGCCCATGACGCCCGCCCGCCCCAGGATGTCCCGGGCCTGTTCCAGCAGCGTGCGCCCGGCCGGACTCAGTTCAAGGCCACGGCTGACCTGGCGATGGAACAGCTTGTGGCCCAGCGCCGTCTCCAACTGGCCGATGGCCAGGGACACCGATGGCTGGGAAATGTGCATGGCTCGGGCAGCGGCGCTGACACTGCCCTGCTCCGCGGCGGCGACAAAATACTCGAGCTGGCGAAAGGTGAACCCGATCATCGGCCTGGATCCTTGCTTATTGTTTGCGCCGATCATACCGCGACCACCTTCCGGGCATCTTGCTGAACAACCTGTCGCCCGCTCGCGACCAGGCATCCATGCTCGGGCTGGGCGAGCCACCTGGGGATTCGTGAGCGCACGTCAAAGGTGTTTGGCGCGCCGCGGGCTTAATCCGCCAGCGCCCGATGGACATACTACGCCCCATCCAAGCGGCTACCCGCTCCGGGCCGCCTGGTTCGAGCGCGCCGCGCATCCACCATCAGGAGCAGATCCATGAGCATTCCTTCCTTTGGCCTGGGTACCTTTCGCCTGACTGGCCAGGCTGTCATCGACTCGGTCAAGTCGGCGCTGACCCTGGGCTACCGCACGATCGACACCGCGCAGATCTACGGCAACGAAGCCGATGTCGGCCAAGCCATCGCCGAAAGCGGCGTGCCGCGCAGCGAACTGTTCATCACCACCAAGATCTGGGTCGACAACTACGCCGCCGAGAAGCTGATTTCCAGCCTGCGCGACAGCCTGGCCAAGCTGCGCACCGAGTATGTCGACCTGCTGCTGATCCACTGGCCGGCCCCGGGCAATGGCATCGAGCTGGCCGAGTACATGGAGGCTTTGCTGGAAGCCAAGAAGCGGGGCCTTACCCGCCAGATTGGCGTCTCCAACTTCAACATCGAACTGACCCGGCAAGCCATTGCCGTGGTCGGCAAAGAGCAGATCGCTACCAACCAGATCGAACTCAGCCCCTACCTGCAGGGCCACACGCTCACCGCGTTTCTCAAGGAACAAGGAATCAGCGTCACTTCGTACATGACCCTGGCCTACGGCAAGGTGCTCAAGGACCCGGCGCTGGCCGATATCGCCGCCAAGCACCAGGCCACCGTGGCCCAAGTCGCTCTGGCCTGGGCCATGCAACTGGGCTACGCGGTGATCCCCTCGTCCACCAAGCCCGAGAACCTGGCCAGCAACCTGCTCGCCCGCAGCCTGCACCTGGACGAGCACGACATGGCGCGCATCGCCACCCTTGAGCGCAACGGTCGCGAAGTCAGCCCTGACGGCCTGGCGCCGATCTGGGACTGATGCCATGACCACGC
Coding sequences:
- a CDS encoding phytanoyl-CoA dioxygenase family protein yields the protein MNTQIEEFQQNGALVLRGVFADWIERLREGFEQNLAEPSAFAIENVGNGEGGRFFEDYCNWQRIPAFEDFVLNSPAAAIAGHLMGSRQVQVFHDHILVKEPGTSKPTPWHQDLPYYCVDGLQTASYWIPLDPVTRSNTLSVVLGSHRWPKPVRPKSWASNQDFYGATDDDTGESLFMDMPDVDNGEYRILSPELQPGDAIVFDFRTVHGAAGNTGNGRRRAFSTRFMGDDVRYVQRPGRTSPPFPGIDLNNGDRMREDWFPVVWEQA
- a CDS encoding LysR substrate-binding domain-containing protein; protein product: MIGFTFRQLEYFVAAAEQGSVSAAARAMHISQPSVSLAIGQLETALGHKLFHRQVSRGLELSPAGRTLLEQARDILGRAGVMGGAEDRQAGLHGNLSLVCFQDLGPYFAPRLLAGFRQQHPQVSITLFESDLAGVNRRLLDGQAELALTYGVGLSPNIEARVLARLLPYALLPVDHPLAEREQVSLVDLAGECLILEDIARTREYFLSLFWAHDLQPASLQLTQTFEMQRGLVAHGYGVALSCTRPVGDRSYDGQPLACRPLLEAVSPQSVVLAQSSAMRPSPVARAFQEWASQQFPD
- the dkgB gene encoding 2,5-didehydrogluconate reductase DkgB, encoding MSIPSFGLGTFRLTGQAVIDSVKSALTLGYRTIDTAQIYGNEADVGQAIAESGVPRSELFITTKIWVDNYAAEKLISSLRDSLAKLRTEYVDLLLIHWPAPGNGIELAEYMEALLEAKKRGLTRQIGVSNFNIELTRQAIAVVGKEQIATNQIELSPYLQGHTLTAFLKEQGISVTSYMTLAYGKVLKDPALADIAAKHQATVAQVALAWAMQLGYAVIPSSTKPENLASNLLARSLHLDEHDMARIATLERNGREVSPDGLAPIWD